From a single Paenibacillus sp. FSL W8-0426 genomic region:
- a CDS encoding phage head closure protein — protein sequence MNPAKLNRRILLQRKSEADEDDSGYPVNPGNEWEDVMTLYASREPLRGREFFAAAAANAELTLRYKIRYRDGITPDMRFIDLNNGRTCNITAVLDDPFGDRTETHLMVLEDFTNA from the coding sequence ATGAATCCAGCAAAGCTGAACCGGAGGATACTCCTTCAAAGGAAGAGTGAGGCTGATGAGGACGATTCCGGATATCCTGTAAACCCCGGAAATGAGTGGGAGGATGTTATGACTCTCTACGCATCACGGGAGCCTTTACGAGGCCGTGAGTTCTTTGCAGCAGCTGCGGCTAATGCCGAGCTTACGTTGAGATACAAAATCCGATATCGCGATGGCATCACGCCAGACATGCGTTTTATTGATTTGAACAACGGGCGCACCTGCAACATCACAGCAGTCCTTGATGATCCTTTTGGAGACCGTACAGAAACCCATCTTATGGTCTTGGAGGACTTCACGAATGCTTAA
- a CDS encoding terminase large subunit, whose protein sequence is MTISTNSSPSELQRWYEKWRTQQIKKRHILDDFSPTLLTTWYAKQVVKGEIIACKKVIQACFRHLNDLKRQGTDEFPYIFNEEMGHRPISFIEKYCKPSKGDYQKLILQPWQHFAIGSLYGWVHKDTGFRRFREGLIFIGRKNGKTTKISGLSLFSVSKDNEEGARVYVLANTKQQAGELFDESRVMVRKSPSLRKRFRENQKGIYFGKTFSQIEPRASDSEKLDGLNTHLGIFDEIHEFKDFKLINVIKRSWSARKQPMVIYITTAGYQLDGPLMEYYEIATDVLEGETEQERKFYFMAELDDPKEIENPAMWIKANPNIGVTLNLPELVQDFNTDRHVPQEYNDWVTKQFNLFMNSSELSFVSPEILNRNDKVMDEAELAGRNCIGGFDLSDTEDLTSACLEFPITETGDVLVLSHSWVSEAKAKLDNEKIPYEAWEKQGLVTIVPGEYVKKEYVYDWFVEQSNRFGIQKIMYDPAKAFRLVEDLKAYGFEMEVVRQGQLTLGPAVDDAKEMFIDGKVIFNKNRMFRWYVNNVKLGNDPKRDRLPKKQSRYRKIDGFAAFLNAHVEVMKQMGVPPGGGDIQFISVNDL, encoded by the coding sequence ATGACGATTTCGACGAATTCTAGCCCTTCTGAGCTCCAGAGATGGTATGAAAAATGGCGGACTCAACAAATCAAAAAACGTCACATACTCGATGACTTTTCACCAACATTGCTTACGACTTGGTATGCAAAACAGGTCGTAAAAGGTGAAATAATCGCCTGTAAAAAGGTCATTCAGGCCTGTTTTCGGCATTTAAACGACCTAAAAAGGCAAGGAACTGACGAATTCCCTTATATTTTCAACGAAGAAATGGGTCATCGCCCGATCAGCTTCATCGAGAAATATTGCAAGCCTTCGAAAGGTGATTACCAAAAACTCATTCTGCAACCATGGCAGCATTTCGCCATCGGTTCATTGTATGGGTGGGTTCATAAAGACACCGGCTTCCGACGCTTCCGTGAGGGGCTTATTTTTATTGGCAGGAAAAACGGTAAGACGACTAAAATATCAGGATTATCACTCTTTTCAGTGTCAAAGGACAATGAGGAAGGCGCTCGGGTTTATGTTTTGGCGAATACGAAACAGCAGGCGGGAGAGCTTTTCGATGAAAGCCGTGTGATGGTCAGGAAATCTCCATCCTTGCGGAAAAGATTTCGTGAAAATCAAAAAGGTATCTATTTTGGGAAGACATTCAGCCAAATTGAACCACGGGCTTCTGACAGTGAGAAGCTGGATGGATTGAATACACACTTGGGGATTTTCGATGAGATCCACGAGTTTAAAGATTTCAAATTGATTAACGTTATCAAGCGGTCTTGGTCAGCACGTAAGCAGCCGATGGTCATTTACATCACTACAGCAGGTTACCAATTGGACGGTCCGCTCATGGAGTATTACGAGATTGCTACGGACGTCCTTGAGGGTGAGACGGAGCAGGAACGGAAATTTTACTTTATGGCTGAACTCGACGATCCGAAAGAGATTGAGAACCCGGCCATGTGGATTAAGGCGAACCCGAATATCGGGGTCACGCTTAATCTGCCCGAGCTGGTACAAGATTTCAATACAGACCGTCATGTTCCGCAGGAATACAATGACTGGGTAACAAAGCAATTTAATCTATTCATGAACAGCAGCGAATTGTCATTTGTATCACCGGAAATTCTCAACAGGAATGACAAAGTAATGGACGAGGCAGAGCTGGCCGGGCGCAATTGTATCGGTGGATTTGACTTGTCAGACACGGAGGATCTTACAAGCGCATGCCTCGAATTTCCTATTACCGAGACTGGGGATGTCCTGGTATTGAGTCATTCATGGGTTTCAGAGGCAAAGGCTAAGCTCGACAATGAAAAGATACCTTATGAAGCTTGGGAGAAGCAGGGGTTGGTAACCATTGTTCCAGGTGAATACGTGAAGAAAGAATATGTATATGACTGGTTCGTGGAGCAATCCAACCGGTTCGGAATACAAAAAATAATGTATGACCCAGCCAAAGCGTTCCGGCTCGTGGAAGACCTGAAAGCATACGGTTTTGAGATGGAAGTAGTCCGGCAAGGACAATTAACGCTTGGCCCGGCTGTTGATGACGCGAAAGAGATGTTTATAGACGGAAAGGTTATTTTCAACAAAAACAGGATGTTCCGCTGGTACGTCAATAATGTAAAGCTGGGGAACGATCCCAAAAGGGACCGACTCCCTAAAAAGCAAAGCCGCTACCGTAAAATCGACGGTTTCGCGGCTTTTTTGAATGCCCATGTAGAGGTTATGAAGCAGATGGGGGTTCCACCAGGGGGCGGAGATATACAATTTATTTCGGTTAACGATCTATAA
- a CDS encoding phage terminase small subunit P27 family: MAVPTAQKIRDHLGSKYRESDEELIQLYVETHKFYRKLKKEVDKNPLMIEHTNKAGATNIVKNPLAIEITKTVQTLNNLLKSLGLTPAQRKKAALSGSGDGSDDDDDFDEF, encoded by the coding sequence GTGGCAGTGCCTACAGCTCAAAAAATAAGAGATCATCTTGGGAGCAAATATCGTGAGTCGGACGAGGAACTAATTCAACTCTATGTTGAGACACATAAGTTCTATCGAAAATTGAAAAAGGAAGTCGATAAGAACCCATTGATGATTGAACATACGAATAAAGCTGGAGCGACTAATATCGTGAAAAACCCGCTTGCCATCGAGATTACCAAGACTGTTCAGACATTGAATAACTTGTTGAAATCGCTTGGGCTCACTCCTGCTCAGCGTAAAAAAGCAGCTTTATCAGGATCGGGTGATGGGTCAGATGACGATGACGATTTCGACGAATTCTAG
- a CDS encoding Gp49 family protein, translating into MAGNTVTKAQVDEIMNNSEFEVFHKVFGKQCIVVAKLPNGFTVVGESACVDPNNYDEKNGANIAKSRIETKIWELEGYKLQNSLS; encoded by the coding sequence ATGGCAGGCAATACCGTAACCAAAGCGCAAGTCGATGAAATTATGAATAATTCCGAGTTTGAGGTTTTCCACAAGGTTTTTGGCAAGCAGTGTATCGTTGTGGCCAAGCTACCAAATGGGTTCACGGTTGTTGGTGAATCAGCTTGCGTAGATCCGAACAACTATGACGAGAAAAACGGAGCGAATATCGCAAAATCACGGATCGAAACCAAGATTTGGGAGCTGGAAGGCTACAAATTGCAAAACTCACTCTCTTAG
- a CDS encoding head maturation protease, ClpP-related, protein MSKQQKKKYWEFKASAVEGEGDLYIYGDIVSWQWDDDDTSANSFKRDLDALGDISRLNLYVNSPGGSVFEGVTIGNIIKRHKAYVIANIDGLAASIASVIVMAADEVRMPRNAMMMIHNPWTFTWGNAAELRKAADDLDRIGGSMKESYLSKTGDKLTPEKLAELLDAETWLSAQECLDYGLCDVVEEANQAAACVSQELFAKYRNVPKDIAAKLNSPEAPQASGNDEETAAYLQRIRETSGLEIQNLNSYLGGIING, encoded by the coding sequence ATGAGCAAGCAACAGAAAAAGAAATATTGGGAATTCAAAGCGTCTGCTGTTGAGGGTGAAGGTGATCTGTACATTTATGGAGATATCGTCTCTTGGCAATGGGATGATGACGACACAAGCGCGAACAGTTTCAAACGTGATCTTGATGCCCTTGGTGACATAAGTCGTTTGAATCTATACGTCAATTCTCCTGGGGGTTCTGTTTTCGAAGGAGTAACCATCGGAAACATTATCAAACGCCATAAAGCCTATGTCATCGCAAATATTGATGGCCTAGCAGCTTCAATTGCCTCTGTCATCGTAATGGCCGCGGATGAAGTGCGAATGCCGCGTAACGCCATGATGATGATCCATAACCCTTGGACATTTACCTGGGGTAATGCAGCCGAACTCCGCAAAGCAGCGGATGACCTTGATCGAATTGGCGGATCGATGAAGGAAAGTTACTTGTCAAAGACGGGCGACAAGCTGACACCTGAAAAACTCGCTGAGTTACTTGATGCCGAAACCTGGCTGTCCGCGCAAGAGTGTCTGGACTACGGGCTGTGTGATGTTGTAGAAGAGGCAAATCAAGCCGCTGCCTGCGTCAGCCAAGAGTTGTTTGCCAAGTACCGAAACGTGCCGAAGGATATCGCTGCAAAGCTGAATAGTCCAGAAGCTCCACAGGCAAGCGGAAATGATGAGGAAACAGCGGCATACCTGCAACGAATCCGGGAAACATCCGGACTTGAAATACAAAACCTTAACTCATACCTGGGAGGTATTATTAATGGCTAA
- a CDS encoding phage portal protein, translating into MKWHQRLRGAVTGAIKAAAAGWKGAGFNFSSWAGRTFWGIDNSKLASNENIFSVITRQANIMSALPLKLYKEYDVVTDHASADLLINSPNQNMGGFEMINKLEVDRNEFGNGYAIIERDIRYQPVSITPIESTAVTPVINSDDGSLWYEIRGVKGTYYVHNMDMIHVKHITGSSRWKGISPLDVLKNTILYDKAVQEFSLSEMEKKDSFILSYGANVDDEKRKRIVSDFKRFYNENGGILFQEPGVTIDEIDKKYFSSDTLASERITRSRVANVFNVPVTFLNDNEGQSYASNEQMMIQYVQMKLTPDVRQYEQEFNRKLLRPEERKKGMYFKLNMGGLLRGDTASRTAFYNVMLRSSGMKPDEVRRLEDLPPEGGMADKLWISGDLYPVDMDPTLRRSSGSGSTTKGGENEQ; encoded by the coding sequence TTGAAATGGCATCAACGATTACGGGGTGCTGTGACCGGCGCGATTAAGGCTGCTGCAGCAGGATGGAAGGGTGCGGGTTTCAATTTTTCTTCATGGGCTGGTCGAACATTTTGGGGCATCGACAACAGCAAATTGGCGTCAAATGAAAACATCTTTAGCGTCATTACCCGACAAGCAAACATAATGTCCGCATTGCCGCTCAAGTTGTACAAGGAGTATGACGTCGTTACTGATCATGCATCTGCAGATTTGTTGATTAACAGCCCTAATCAAAACATGGGTGGCTTCGAGATGATCAACAAGTTGGAAGTGGATAGGAATGAGTTTGGCAATGGATACGCCATTATTGAGCGTGATATTCGGTATCAGCCTGTCTCGATAACGCCAATAGAATCAACGGCTGTTACACCAGTGATCAACTCTGATGATGGCAGTCTGTGGTATGAGATCCGGGGCGTAAAAGGGACCTACTATGTCCATAACATGGACATGATCCATGTCAAGCACATTACTGGTTCATCAAGGTGGAAAGGGATCAGTCCGTTGGATGTTCTCAAAAACACTATTTTGTATGATAAGGCGGTTCAAGAGTTCAGTTTGTCGGAGATGGAGAAAAAGGACAGCTTCATCCTGTCATACGGGGCAAATGTGGATGATGAGAAGCGAAAACGGATTGTCAGCGACTTTAAACGATTCTATAACGAAAACGGCGGTATCTTGTTTCAAGAGCCTGGCGTCACAATTGACGAAATCGACAAGAAATATTTTTCATCCGATACGTTGGCATCCGAGCGAATTACTCGCTCAAGGGTGGCCAACGTTTTTAATGTCCCCGTAACGTTTCTTAACGACAACGAGGGGCAGAGTTATGCATCAAATGAACAAATGATGATCCAATACGTGCAAATGAAATTGACGCCGGATGTGCGGCAGTACGAGCAAGAGTTCAACCGAAAACTGCTTCGTCCAGAGGAACGCAAGAAAGGAATGTACTTCAAGCTCAACATGGGCGGGTTGTTACGAGGGGACACGGCTTCCAGAACTGCATTTTACAATGTAATGCTTCGCAGTTCGGGGATGAAGCCGGATGAAGTGCGTAGGCTCGAAGATTTACCGCCAGAGGGTGGTATGGCAGACAAGCTATGGATTAGCGGTGATCTATATCCGGTTGATATGGACCCTACTCTCCGGCGGTCGTCCGGATCTGGAAGCACGACGAAAGGGGGTGAGAATGAACAATGA
- a CDS encoding HK97-gp10 family putative phage morphogenesis protein gives MLAAIRQKLGEGAQQLENKALREGGEIFAAAQRNSVAVSQIDHLHIRDDIKVSGVRSNDGDKFVAIGPGKKTGWRAHFLEFGTSKMPAKPFIYPSFHEQKARVAQFMASELRKALE, from the coding sequence ATGCTTGCTGCGATCCGGCAGAAACTCGGCGAAGGAGCACAGCAGCTTGAGAACAAGGCTTTGCGAGAAGGCGGTGAAATATTTGCTGCTGCTCAAAGAAACTCGGTTGCAGTCAGCCAAATTGACCATCTACACATTCGAGACGACATAAAAGTGAGCGGTGTTCGGTCAAACGATGGGGATAAGTTCGTCGCTATCGGTCCTGGTAAAAAGACAGGATGGAGGGCTCATTTTTTGGAGTTCGGCACATCAAAAATGCCTGCGAAACCGTTCATTTACCCGTCTTTTCACGAACAGAAAGCCAGGGTTGCGCAGTTTATGGCATCAGAATTACGAAAGGCGCTGGAGTAG
- a CDS encoding HNH endonuclease signature motif containing protein: protein MRNKKVNPFYKSTAWLKCRVLVLERDHYLCQPCMRAERITTANTVHHIKPLEDFPELSLALENLESICPSCHNQEHPEKGRRRSEKPKKRRATVLKSPANPIEF from the coding sequence ATGAGGAATAAAAAAGTAAATCCTTTTTACAAATCAACTGCGTGGTTAAAATGCAGAGTCCTGGTCCTTGAGCGGGACCATTACCTTTGCCAGCCCTGCATGAGAGCAGAGAGAATAACCACGGCCAACACGGTCCATCACATCAAGCCGCTGGAGGACTTCCCAGAGCTCTCTCTCGCTCTTGAGAACCTGGAGAGCATCTGTCCTTCCTGTCACAACCAAGAACACCCGGAGAAGGGCAGGAGAAGGTCTGAGAAGCCAAAGAAAAGACGAGCGACGGTGTTAAAGAGTCCGGCGAACCCTATTGAATTTTGA
- a CDS encoding glycoside hydrolase family 9 protein → MRITPKRTIKPKRNIEAGEVKEFRYAPSIDNAAATVSGSWTSNSSKNEFPGFKGGDFIYTSAEVNGSKKVRWSPKLLNAGYYSVYVNLPDGPTNRDFECPYTIKHADGVFVALMDQRTRSRAAYLGTFRFDTTSDQYVEIDNKRSSTSIVINADAMMFVLELETKQPDLKIKTSVFSPTTNRIDIEGDAKGLPLYIDRIADGKSYKVEIMPGTKTYYDYYAYKASSAQITYRIGAIGRAGFAAESSITRLDAVSVSADIHVTALGYKPDQLKTVLIKAETGATRFSVLNALDGSTVQHMRNLETVNDPMLTTVLKGDLSDIKAPGKYRIKTDNGLFSTVFPIGNDIYDDFLAASIRSLKISRWPAVKLVKREDTGQMVDIGGGWEDALDYKHWTSYNDTIQPFALMEMIANALNVPGAEEELRYGLSYLLKIQERNPNGSGVMKFGQLAAAYSDVVSSDSTPYILRVENIELEDLGGYNKRCEHVIAHYLYALVLSKAAAYFSKDREYSNQLKTHAVDAFAYMDKYDEVPRVKYAESLTVKDYFRALPVINYAYKALAAFELYKLTGDRTYQYKSKQALSKVVASQVRDHKKTAGKFTGFFLRDVGNAEIMRSRIHAGIPLYALSLIAREMTDATEEEWFSWHQAAKTFVDGFIKRFAPNTAYNIIPYGFGIGSRKVNASDTLNYRFFQGTESDGASYSDGNTKMVALYAAALYEYAITFGDKEAAEIADRQLEWIGGKNVFGTPKIVGFGDIKIDSSKLFTHGYTANSYELVGAMVNGIDGSLSTDVPRWTNTWQTGETWGVNRAWMQFAVAQLTKLENMRKKKKEDVFIESVKLSSEVIASGGSATVTVKIVNTSDLNKKVEVRLLGDNVSINDSEHVIRLKAGSVTELALEVKGLVSDKTMVIAAMLNGKRLSTKSALGFVQ, encoded by the coding sequence ATGAGAATCACGCCCAAACGTACAATAAAACCAAAACGGAATATCGAGGCAGGAGAAGTCAAAGAATTTCGATACGCACCTTCTATAGACAACGCTGCAGCAACAGTGTCGGGATCTTGGACGTCGAATAGTTCAAAAAATGAGTTCCCTGGCTTCAAAGGTGGAGATTTTATATACACCTCGGCAGAGGTGAACGGGAGCAAAAAGGTGAGATGGTCTCCTAAACTCCTGAATGCCGGTTATTATTCCGTTTATGTCAACTTGCCGGATGGCCCAACCAACCGTGATTTTGAATGTCCTTACACAATCAAACATGCTGATGGTGTTTTTGTTGCGCTGATGGACCAACGCACAAGAAGTAGGGCGGCGTACCTTGGAACGTTCCGATTTGATACAACATCTGATCAGTATGTAGAGATCGACAACAAGCGTTCTTCGACCAGCATTGTAATCAATGCCGATGCCATGATGTTTGTCTTAGAGTTGGAAACCAAACAACCGGATCTTAAAATCAAGACAAGTGTTTTCAGCCCAACAACAAACCGTATAGACATCGAAGGGGACGCCAAGGGGTTGCCTTTGTATATTGATCGAATTGCGGATGGTAAATCGTACAAAGTTGAGATTATGCCGGGGACGAAAACATATTATGACTATTACGCTTATAAAGCGTCGAGCGCGCAAATCACATACCGTATAGGTGCGATCGGAAGGGCGGGGTTTGCCGCAGAGTCATCAATCACTCGATTGGATGCTGTGTCTGTATCGGCAGACATACATGTTACTGCTCTTGGCTACAAGCCAGATCAACTTAAAACGGTATTAATCAAAGCAGAGACTGGAGCCACTCGATTCAGCGTGCTGAATGCTCTGGATGGTAGCACGGTTCAACATATGCGGAACCTAGAAACGGTCAATGACCCTATGCTTACTACCGTCCTAAAGGGTGATTTGTCGGACATAAAAGCGCCGGGTAAATACCGAATCAAAACGGACAATGGTTTGTTCTCGACGGTGTTCCCTATCGGAAACGATATTTACGACGATTTCTTGGCAGCGTCCATAAGGAGTCTCAAAATTTCAAGGTGGCCCGCTGTTAAACTCGTAAAACGTGAAGACACGGGCCAAATGGTTGATATCGGCGGCGGCTGGGAAGACGCTCTGGATTACAAGCACTGGACCAGCTACAACGATACCATTCAGCCGTTTGCGCTTATGGAGATGATTGCCAATGCTCTTAACGTTCCTGGTGCAGAAGAGGAACTTCGTTACGGGCTTTCATACCTGCTCAAGATACAAGAGCGTAACCCAAACGGATCCGGCGTTATGAAATTCGGGCAGCTGGCGGCGGCATATTCCGATGTCGTGTCCAGTGATAGCACACCTTATATTTTGCGAGTGGAAAACATTGAACTTGAAGACTTAGGTGGATACAACAAGCGCTGTGAGCATGTCATAGCGCATTATTTGTATGCCTTGGTGTTATCAAAGGCAGCGGCGTACTTCTCCAAAGATAGGGAGTATTCAAACCAGTTAAAAACGCATGCAGTTGACGCTTTTGCATATATGGACAAATACGACGAAGTGCCACGGGTTAAATATGCAGAGTCTTTAACAGTTAAGGATTATTTCCGCGCCTTGCCTGTTATCAATTACGCATACAAAGCCCTAGCCGCATTTGAGTTGTACAAACTAACGGGGGATAGAACATACCAATACAAGTCAAAACAAGCCCTGTCGAAGGTTGTAGCGTCTCAGGTTAGGGATCACAAAAAGACGGCTGGTAAGTTTACGGGATTCTTCCTGCGGGATGTAGGAAATGCGGAGATTATGCGTAGTCGAATCCATGCAGGAATACCTCTTTACGCTTTGTCTTTGATCGCCAGGGAAATGACAGATGCGACAGAAGAAGAATGGTTTTCGTGGCACCAAGCGGCAAAAACATTCGTGGATGGATTTATCAAACGATTCGCTCCCAACACTGCCTACAACATTATCCCATATGGATTTGGGATAGGCAGCCGGAAGGTTAATGCTTCTGATACTTTGAACTACAGGTTTTTTCAAGGCACGGAATCCGATGGCGCATCATATTCGGACGGGAACACAAAGATGGTTGCTCTTTACGCCGCAGCATTGTACGAATACGCAATAACATTTGGTGATAAAGAGGCTGCTGAAATCGCAGATAGGCAGCTCGAATGGATCGGCGGTAAAAACGTGTTTGGCACCCCGAAAATTGTTGGTTTTGGTGACATTAAAATTGATTCCTCTAAACTCTTTACCCATGGTTATACAGCCAATAGTTATGAATTGGTTGGGGCGATGGTGAATGGTATAGATGGGAGCCTATCCACTGATGTACCAAGATGGACAAACACATGGCAGACCGGGGAAACATGGGGCGTTAACCGGGCATGGATGCAATTCGCAGTCGCTCAGTTGACAAAACTGGAGAACATGAGAAAGAAGAAAAAAGAAGATGTATTTATTGAGTCTGTGAAACTATCATCCGAAGTTATCGCATCCGGAGGATCGGCGACGGTGACAGTCAAGATTGTAAATACATCTGATTTGAACAAGAAGGTTGAGGTCAGGCTGTTAGGTGACAATGTGAGTATTAATGATTCCGAGCACGTCATAAGGCTGAAAGCTGGAAGTGTTACTGAGTTGGCATTGGAAGTCAAGGGTCTGGTTTCCGACAAGACTATGGTCATTGCTGCCATGCTCAACGGTAAACGTCTTTCAACTAAATCAGCTCTAGGTTTTGTGCAGTGA
- a CDS encoding major tail protein: protein MPVTGIAVPVGLQDIYYAKLIKDDATGVEYGAPIALLPAITANVTPSVESATLHGNDGPIVTANALSEIEVEIGVANLDLAQQADLLGSTITEDGLLWDNSDDQAPEVALGFRRSMSDGSFVYTWLLKGKFALPAEEATTKQGEIEFQTPTITGTFLKRAYDGEWRVRADSRNPESAAKIATWFTAVPASPKG, encoded by the coding sequence GTGCCAGTAACAGGGATTGCGGTTCCGGTGGGTCTGCAAGACATTTATTACGCGAAATTGATTAAAGATGATGCCACAGGCGTGGAGTACGGAGCACCGATTGCTCTTTTGCCTGCAATTACAGCAAATGTAACACCAAGCGTTGAATCGGCTACGCTTCATGGCAATGATGGTCCGATTGTAACGGCAAACGCGCTCAGTGAGATTGAGGTGGAAATCGGGGTTGCAAACCTTGATTTGGCGCAGCAAGCAGATTTGCTTGGCTCTACGATCACTGAGGATGGATTGCTTTGGGATAACTCAGATGACCAAGCTCCTGAGGTTGCCCTTGGTTTTCGTCGCAGCATGTCGGACGGTAGCTTTGTATACACTTGGCTGCTCAAAGGTAAATTTGCCTTGCCAGCGGAAGAAGCGACCACCAAACAGGGCGAAATTGAGTTCCAAACCCCGACTATTACCGGAACATTCCTTAAACGCGCCTATGATGGGGAATGGAGAGTGCGGGCAGACAGCAGAAACCCAGAAAGCGCAGCGAAAATTGCGACATGGTTCACGGCGGTGCCAGCGTCCCCAAAGGGGTAA
- a CDS encoding phage major capsid protein, which produces MAKTLFDVKNDLVTIGASLAATKQDILAKASQPDASIDDIKALETKAANLQARFDILQKEHDQMEADQKAALDRNRGPVDNAGDPKAQVTAAKAALVRATIRGERVTDDVVAALGDGNGTGGDKILPTTMTTELLHEPFVRNPLRDVSTFTSVTNLEIPKITFELDDDDFIADTETANEIESTGDVVSFGRHKFKVFAPISETILAATDTNLVQTVDNALGSGLAAKEKKVSFATTPKAGEEHMSFYRTVDPIKVVDGPSKYIAIKKAIADLHEDYRENAKIVMTYADYLDIVELLSNGTTNLYNAQPEQILGKPVEFCDSAVDPVVGDFRYSHFNYDPQILYDRDKNVRTGVWDFVLTAWFDHQIKLKSAFRIAKKL; this is translated from the coding sequence ATGGCTAAAACACTGTTTGATGTGAAAAATGATCTGGTAACAATTGGCGCATCGCTCGCCGCTACTAAGCAAGATATCCTTGCTAAAGCATCACAACCTGATGCGTCCATCGATGACATTAAGGCGCTTGAAACAAAGGCTGCCAATCTGCAAGCTCGTTTCGACATCCTGCAAAAAGAGCATGACCAAATGGAGGCTGATCAAAAGGCGGCTTTGGATCGGAACCGGGGTCCAGTCGACAATGCGGGTGACCCTAAAGCACAGGTGACGGCTGCCAAAGCTGCTTTGGTACGTGCCACAATCCGCGGCGAGCGTGTAACAGATGATGTGGTAGCTGCTTTGGGTGATGGTAACGGGACAGGTGGAGACAAGATCCTGCCGACTACAATGACAACCGAACTCCTTCATGAGCCTTTTGTCAGAAATCCGCTCCGTGACGTATCTACGTTCACCAGCGTGACTAACCTTGAGATTCCAAAAATCACGTTTGAATTAGACGATGATGATTTCATCGCAGATACGGAGACGGCTAATGAAATTGAATCTACTGGCGATGTGGTTTCGTTCGGTCGCCATAAATTCAAAGTCTTCGCTCCTATCTCTGAAACAATCTTGGCTGCGACTGATACAAACCTTGTCCAAACGGTTGATAACGCACTTGGTAGTGGTCTGGCTGCAAAAGAGAAAAAGGTATCCTTTGCAACTACCCCTAAAGCGGGAGAAGAGCATATGTCTTTCTACCGCACTGTTGATCCGATCAAAGTAGTTGACGGACCATCCAAGTACATTGCTATCAAGAAAGCAATTGCTGATCTGCACGAAGACTACCGGGAAAATGCCAAGATCGTTATGACTTACGCAGACTACCTGGACATCGTCGAATTGCTTTCCAACGGTACAACCAACCTTTATAACGCGCAGCCGGAGCAAATTCTGGGGAAACCGGTTGAATTCTGCGACTCTGCCGTTGATCCGGTTGTAGGCGACTTCCGTTACTCGCACTTCAACTATGACCCGCAAATTCTCTACGATCGGGACAAAAACGTCCGCACAGGCGTATGGGATTTCGTACTGACTGCATGGTTTGACCACCAAATCAAACTGAAATCTGCTTTCCGTATCGCAAAAAAGTTGTAA
- a CDS encoding head-tail connector protein, which yields MLELSLDELKKYLRIDGSEDDDILALLVEASKEFMAGAGVKEANTALYKLAVMMHVALNYENRNPAIKIESINYALQSIILQIKDWGEAE from the coding sequence ATGCTCGAACTGTCTTTAGATGAATTGAAAAAATATTTGCGGATCGATGGGAGCGAGGATGATGATATCCTCGCTCTTTTAGTTGAAGCATCGAAGGAATTCATGGCGGGAGCAGGGGTGAAAGAAGCGAACACTGCTCTTTATAAACTTGCCGTCATGATGCATGTCGCTCTGAATTATGAAAATCGGAACCCGGCAATCAAGATCGAGTCCATCAACTACGCGTTACAGTCCATCATCTTGCAAATTAAGGATTGGGGTGAAGCCGAATGA